One window from the genome of Dermacentor silvarum isolate Dsil-2018 chromosome 7, BIME_Dsil_1.4, whole genome shotgun sequence encodes:
- the LOC119458133 gene encoding leukocyte elastase inhibitor A isoform X1 — protein MAVSKLGDSVLNFAVDLYNQLSPKSSYKGNIFFSPLSISAALSMALGGARNKTAKEMSDVLRVDGEKIHNHFSDFLSKLPSCAADVKLHIANRMYCEQTFPVLDSYLALLRDSYGATIESVDFRNDHENIRQQVNAWVERATESKIRDLLPGGSVNALTSLILVNAIYFKGLWDSQFNPDATRRSDFHLDSKSKKQVDMMYQKDHYSMASSEELGIMALEIPYRGGKTSMVVLLPNDVEGLSNLEELLTASKLAKLLKNIGGFFDVELYLPKFKLEQAIGLKGMLQQMGINDFFSSEADLSAISEKENLSASDVVHKAFVEVNEEGTEAAAATAVTMMRCSLSLMPPKTYKFVVDRPFMFFIRSCDPDVVLFMGSVRDL, from the coding sequence ATGGCCGTCAGCAAGCTTGGAGACTCTGTCCTCAATTTCGCCGTGGACTTGTACAACCAGCTGTCGCCAAAGAGCAGCTATAAAGGGAACATatttttttcgccactcagcatCTCGGCTGCTCTTTCAATGGCTCTTGGAGGTGCACGGAACAAAACAGCCAAGGAAATGTCTGATGTGCTTCGAGTCGACGGCGAAAAGATACACAACCATTTTTCTGACTTTCTCTCGAAACTACCATCCTGCGCTGCTGACGTGAAGCTCCATATCGCCAACCGAATGTACTGCGAACAGACGTTCCCAGTCCTGGACAGCTACCTGGCGCTTTTACGCGACAGCTATGGCGCTACTATCGAATCTGTCGACTTCAGGAACGACCACGAGAACATTCGGCAGCAAGTCAACGCCTGGGTCGAACGAGCCACAGAATCCAAGATAAGAGATCTCCTTCCCGGAGGCAGCGTGAATGCTTTGACCTCTCTGATCCTGGTAAACGCAATCTACTTTAAAGGCCTTTGGGATTCACAGTTCAACCCTGATGCTACTCGTCGTTCCGATTTCCACCTGGACTCTAAAAGCAAGAAACAGGTTGACATGATGTACCAAAAGGACCATTATAGCATGGCGAGCAGCGAAGAACTCGGTATCATGGCCCTGGAAATACCATACCGAGGCGGCAAGACTTCCATGGTCGTGCTTCTGCCCAACGACGTCGAAGGACTGTCCAACCTTGAGGAGCTGTTGACGGCTTCGAAGCTCGCGAAGCTGCTGAAAAATATTGGCGGCTTTTTCGACGTTGAGCTGTATCTGCCGAAGTTCAAATTGGAACAGGCGATCGGTCTAAAGGGAATGTTGCAACAAATGGGAATCAATGATTTCTTCTCGTCGGAAGCCGACTTGTCCGCCATTAGCGAGAAGGAAAATCTGTCAGCTTCCGATGTGGTTCACAAGGCATTCGTGGAAGTAAATGAAGAGGGCACCGAAGCCGCGGCTGCTACAGCAGTAACGATGATGCGCTGCAGCTTGTCCCTTATGCCGCCAAAGACCTACAAGTTTGTTGTAGATCGGCCATTTATGTTCTTCATTCGTAGCTGCGACCCAGATGTCGTGCTCTTCATGGGCTCCGTTCGCGACTTGTAA
- the LOC119458133 gene encoding leukocyte elastase inhibitor A isoform X6 — translation MAVNKLGDSVLNFAVDLYNQLSAKGSHKSNIFFSPFSISAALSMALGGARNKTAKEMSDVLRVDGEQIHKHFSDFLAKLPSYAADVKLHIANRMYCEQTFPLLDSYLALLRDSYHATIESVDFRNDHENVRQQVNAWVERATESKIRDLLPGSSVNDLTILILVNAIYFKGLWESQFNPDATHRSDFHLDSESKKQVDIMYHNDRYSMASSEELGVTALEIPYRGGKTSMVVLLPNEVEGLSNLEELLTASKLAKLLKNIGGFFDVKLYLPKFKLEQAIGLKGMLQDMGINDFFSSEADLSAISGKENLSASDVVHKAFVEVNEEGTEAAAATAVMVACCFSSMPPKTYKFVVDRPFMFLIRTCDPDVVLFMGSVRDL, via the coding sequence ATGGCCGTCAACAAGCTTGGAGATTCTGTCCTCAATTTCGCCGTGGACTTGTACAACCAGCTGTCGGCAAAGGGCAGCCATAAAAGTAACATCTTTTTTTCGCCGTTCAGCATCTCGGCTGCTCTTTCAATGGCTCTTGGAGGTGCACGGAACAAAACAGCCAAAGAAATGTCTGATGTCCTTCGAGTCGACGGTGAACAGATACACAAACATTTTTCTGACTTTCTCGCCAAACTACCATCCTACGCTGCCGACGTGAAGCTCCACATCGCCAACCGAATGTACTGCGAACAGACGTTTCCACTCTTGGACAGTTACCTGGCTCTTTTGCGCGACAGCTATCACGCTACTATCGAATCAGTTGACTTCAGGAACGACCACGAGAACGTTCGGCAGCAAGTCAACGCTTGGGTCGAACGAGCCACAGAATCCAAGATAAGAGATCTACTTCCCGGAAGCAGCGTGAATGATTTGACTATCCTGATCCTGGTGAACGCCATCTACTTTAAGGGCCTTTGGGAGTCACAGTTCAACCCTGATGCTACTCATCGTTCCGATTTCCACCTGGACTCCGAAAGCAAGAAACAGGTTGACATTATGTACCACAACGACCGTTATAGCATGGCCAGCAGCGAGGAGCTCGGTGTCACGGCCCTAGAAATACCATACCGAGGCGGCAAGACTTCCATGGTCGTGCTTCTGCCCAACGAGGTCGAAGGACTGTCCAACCTTGAGGAGCTGTTGACGGCTTCGAAGCTCGCGAAGCTGCTGAAAAACATCGGCGGCTTTTTCGACGTTAAGCTGTATCTGCCGAAGTTCAAACTAGAACAGGCGATCGGTCTGAAGGGAATGTTGCAAGACATGGGAATCAATGACTTCTTCTCATCGGAAGCCGACTTGTCCGCTATCAGCGGGAAGGAAAATCTGTCCGCTTCTGATGTGGTTCACAAGGCGTTCGTGGAAGTAAATGAAGAGGGCACCGAAGCCGCGGCTGCTACAGCAGTAATGGTGGCCTGCTGCTTTTCCTCTATGCCACCAAAGACCTACAAGTTTGTGGTGGATCGTCCATTTATGTTCCTCATTCGTACCTGCGACCCAGATGTCGTACTCTTCATGGGCTCCGTTCGCGACTTGTAA
- the LOC119458133 gene encoding leukocyte elastase inhibitor A isoform X3, with product MAVSKLGDSVLNFAVDLYNQLSPKSSYKGNIFFSPLSISAALSMALGGARNKTAKEMSDVLRVDGEKIHNHFSDFLSKLPSCAADVKLHIANRMYCEQTFPVLDSYLALLRDSYGATIESVDFRNDHENIRQQVNAWVERATESKIRDLLPGGSVNALTSLILVNAIYFKGLWDSQFNPDATRRSDFHLDSKSKKQVDMMYQKDHYSMASSEELGIMALEIPYRGGKTSMVVLLPNDVEGLSNLEELLTASKLAKLLKNIGGFFDVELYLPKFKLEQAIGLKGMLQQMGINDFFSSEADLSAISEKENLSASDVVHKAFVEVNEEGTEAAAATAVTMMRCSLSLMPPKTYKFVVDRPFMFLIRSCDPDVVLFIGSVRDL from the coding sequence ATGGCCGTCAGCAAGCTTGGAGACTCTGTCCTCAATTTCGCCGTGGACTTGTACAACCAGCTGTCGCCAAAGAGCAGCTATAAAGGGAACATatttttttcgccactcagcatCTCGGCTGCTCTTTCAATGGCTCTTGGAGGTGCACGGAACAAAACAGCCAAGGAAATGTCTGATGTGCTTCGAGTCGACGGCGAAAAGATACACAACCATTTTTCTGACTTTCTCTCGAAACTACCATCCTGCGCTGCTGACGTGAAGCTCCATATCGCCAACCGAATGTACTGCGAACAGACGTTCCCAGTCCTGGACAGCTACCTGGCGCTTTTACGCGACAGCTATGGCGCTACTATCGAATCTGTCGACTTCAGGAACGACCACGAGAACATTCGGCAGCAAGTCAACGCCTGGGTCGAACGAGCCACAGAATCCAAGATAAGAGATCTCCTTCCCGGAGGCAGCGTGAATGCTTTGACCTCTCTGATCCTGGTAAACGCAATCTACTTTAAAGGCCTTTGGGATTCACAGTTCAACCCTGATGCTACTCGTCGTTCCGATTTCCACCTGGACTCTAAAAGCAAGAAACAGGTTGACATGATGTACCAAAAGGACCATTATAGCATGGCGAGCAGCGAAGAACTCGGTATCATGGCCCTGGAAATACCATACCGAGGCGGCAAGACTTCCATGGTCGTGCTTCTGCCCAACGACGTCGAAGGACTGTCCAACCTTGAGGAGCTGTTGACGGCTTCGAAGCTCGCGAAGCTGCTGAAAAATATTGGCGGCTTTTTCGACGTTGAGCTGTATCTGCCGAAGTTCAAATTGGAACAGGCGATCGGTCTAAAGGGAATGTTGCAACAAATGGGAATCAATGATTTCTTCTCGTCGGAAGCCGACTTGTCCGCCATTAGCGAGAAGGAAAATCTGTCAGCTTCCGATGTGGTTCACAAGGCATTCGTGGAAGTAAATGAAGAGGGCACCGAAGCCGCGGCTGCTACAGCAGTAACGATGATGCGCTGCAGCTTGTCCCTTATGCCGCCAAAGAC
- the LOC119458917 gene encoding serpin B3-like, with the protein MEAQQFGEPLVNFSVDLYRQLLTKKHQRENIFFSPFSIFVALSMSLAGARGTVVSSLGHLPLILSYCYDTTVESVDFKNNYEKVRGQINAWVEHVTESKIKDILPDGSVNDLTIQVLVNAIYFKGLWNSGFDADSTRPMCFHLDSKKKRIVDMMHQKNDFMIGRSDELRASALEIPYRGGKASMVVLLPDSYDGLSKLEKRLNAEKLLRLFRNLHPRSRIDLFLPKFKLAHSIKLKKTSIALGVKDLFTPAADLTGISASGKLLTSQVFHEAYVEVNEEGMEAAAATAVTRVLCCASPQFNINRPFMFVICSLDPEAILFMGSIRDLGKK; encoded by the exons ATGGAGGCCCAACAGTTCGGAGAGCCACTCGTCAACTTCTCAGTCGACCTGTACAGGCAACTCCTCACGAAAAAGCACCAAAGAGAAAACATTTTCTTCTCTCCATTCAGCATCTTTGTGGCACTCTCCATGTCTCTGGCAGGGGCACGAG GAACAGTCGTTTCCAGTCTTGGACACCTACCTCTCATTCTAAGTTATTGTTATGACACCACCGTGGAGTCCGTCGACTTCAAGAACAACTACGAGAAGGTACGAGGCCAGATAAACGCCTGGGTTGAACATGTCACAGAATCAAAGATCAAGGACATTTTGCCCGACGGGAGCGTGAATGATCTGACCATCCAGGTCCTTGTTAACGCCATCTATTTTAAAGGCCTCTGGAACTCTGGGTTCGATGCCGATTCAACGCGCCCTATGTGTTTTCATCTCGattcgaagaaaaaaagaatagtaGACATGATGCACCAGAAAAACGATTTCATGATTGGTAGAAGCGATGAGCTCAGGGCAAGTGCTTTGGAAATACCGTACCGTGGCGGCAAGGCCTCCATGGTCGTTCTTCTTCCCGACAGCTACGATGGACTGTCCAAACTTGAGAAGCGATTGAACGCCGAGAAACTTCTTCGGCTCTTCAGAAATCTTCACCCTCGCTCCAGGATCGATCTCTTCCTCCCGAAATTCAAGCTGGCACATTCTATAAAGCTTAAAAAAACATCGATTGCCTTGGGAGTGAAAGATCTCTTCACGCCGGCTGCTGACCTCACTGGTATCAGTGCTAGTGGAAAGCTCTTGACCTCGCAAGTGTTCCACGAGGCCTACGTGGAGGTCAACGAAGAAGGCATGGAAGCTGCCGCTGCGACAGCTGTGACCCGTGTGCTCTGCTGTGCTTCTCCGCAATTTAACATAAACCGACCGTTCATGTTCGTCATATGCAGCCTTGATCCGGAAGCTATACTTTTTATGGGTTCCATTCGTGACCTTGGAAAGAAGTAG